A window of the SAR324 cluster bacterium genome harbors these coding sequences:
- a CDS encoding DnaJ domain-containing protein produces MNKYDAFRVLGLSGQVTVEDVKQAYRRMCRMYHPDVNQAGEEMMKMINQAYDVLKDETSFDEAHKVHETDYSEKLSEALNAILKFNLRVEVCGAWVWVSGETKVWKEELKKAQFKWASGKSMWYFRPQEYKSRNRKTVGMDYIRSTYGSRVVRDVESNAQIA; encoded by the coding sequence ATGAACAAATATGATGCGTTTCGAGTTTTGGGACTGTCTGGGCAAGTGACAGTGGAAGATGTGAAGCAGGCATATCGGCGGATGTGCCGGATGTATCATCCGGACGTGAACCAAGCCGGTGAGGAAATGATGAAGATGATCAATCAGGCATATGATGTACTGAAAGACGAGACATCATTTGACGAGGCTCACAAAGTCCATGAAACGGACTACAGTGAGAAGTTGAGTGAAGCACTCAATGCCATACTGAAATTCAATCTCAGAGTTGAGGTTTGCGGGGCATGGGTCTGGGTTTCCGGTGAGACTAAAGTCTGGAAAGAAGAATTGAAAAAGGCCCAGTTCAAATGGGCATCAGGAAAGTCGATGTGGTATTTCAGACCACAGGAGTATAAGTCGAGAAACCGTAAGACCGTGGGGATGGATTACATCCGGTCAACATACGGTTCAAGAGTCGTGAGAGATGTAGAATCGAATGCACAAATAGCGTAG
- a CDS encoding VRR-NUC domain-containing protein, which produces MQAKVKVSESNAQKAIIQWLGCHRGVFAFRVNNMGVPLWTNGEKRFRHAPDLGLPDIICCYQGRMICLEVKSSTGKQSKHQLEFQRKVEWAGCEYYVVRSIEDVDQALKAKKVVEKI; this is translated from the coding sequence ATGCAGGCTAAAGTCAAAGTGAGTGAATCGAACGCACAGAAAGCCATCATCCAATGGCTGGGATGTCATCGGGGCGTGTTTGCGTTTCGGGTGAATAATATGGGTGTTCCTCTCTGGACAAACGGTGAGAAACGATTCCGACACGCTCCAGACTTGGGACTGCCGGATATTATCTGCTGTTACCAGGGGCGCATGATCTGTCTGGAGGTAAAAAGCTCAACAGGGAAGCAGTCCAAACACCAGCTAGAGTTTCAGCGGAAAGTCGAATGGGCGGGTTGCGAGTATTATGTGGTCAGGAGCATTGAGGATGTTGACCAGGCATTAAAAGCAAAGAAGGTTGTAGAGAAGATTTGA
- a CDS encoding DUF4373 domain-containing protein — protein sequence MGRPRRDDAEFFYHDTDANADLKLKYIKNKFGMAGVGTYWTLLEFIGSSANAELEWNDVQACILAEEFSFSEEEFNSFIQHAVKVKLFTIKDGYLFSEGLKKRLNGLFQKRQMMRERYDFKQKPDSGVSDAETSRNQQKPSETRISDAETSRNQQKSEFLGISENFCSFPQEQNRTEQNRTEQNRTEQNSSSSSSSGNIPRAHEEKTTTTTTPHPANVVFQEKVFDVHDKDSFFEWFDSFRIFKAVPLNPKIPEMVRRIILKDQIHPDGLHPERLSNSMCGQLSVQLDQHGIDFAVEAWGEHCQAVEGFETFRGLIAAIGFHEKPKQKAGRTRETPRDALDEAMERMAKTQVLEVEHGNA from the coding sequence ATGGGTAGACCAAGAAGAGACGATGCTGAATTTTTTTATCATGATACGGACGCAAACGCTGATTTGAAGTTGAAGTATATCAAAAACAAATTTGGGATGGCAGGTGTTGGAACTTATTGGACACTGCTGGAGTTTATTGGAAGCTCTGCCAATGCTGAACTCGAATGGAATGATGTCCAGGCTTGTATTTTAGCGGAAGAATTCAGTTTCTCTGAAGAGGAATTCAATTCTTTTATCCAACATGCTGTCAAGGTGAAACTTTTCACTATCAAAGATGGCTATTTATTTTCTGAAGGTTTGAAGAAAAGGTTGAATGGCCTTTTTCAAAAAAGGCAGATGATGCGGGAAAGGTATGATTTTAAGCAGAAACCCGATTCAGGAGTTTCTGACGCAGAAACCAGCAGAAATCAGCAGAAACCGTCAGAAACCAGAATTTCTGACGCAGAAACCAGCAGAAACCAGCAGAAATCCGAATTTCTGGGAATTTCTGAAAATTTCTGCTCATTTCCTCAAGAACAGAACAGAACAGAACAGAACAGAACAGAACAGAACAGAACAGAACAGAACAGTAGTAGTAGTAGTAGTAGTGGAAACATTCCACGTGCGCATGAGGAAAAAACCACCACCACTACCACCCCCCACCCTGCAAATGTAGTTTTTCAGGAAAAAGTTTTTGATGTCCATGACAAAGATTCGTTTTTTGAGTGGTTTGACTCGTTCAGAATATTCAAGGCAGTCCCATTGAACCCAAAAATACCAGAGATGGTGAGGAGGATCATTCTGAAAGACCAGATCCATCCAGACGGCCTTCATCCGGAGCGTCTGAGTAACTCAATGTGTGGGCAACTGTCAGTTCAACTCGACCAGCACGGGATTGATTTTGCTGTTGAGGCATGGGGCGAACACTGCCAGGCGGTTGAAGGCTTTGAAACGTTCAGGGGGCTTATTGCGGCGATAGGTTTTCACGAAAAGCCGAAGCAAAAAGCAGGGAGAACGAGAGAAACACCGAGAGACGCACTGGATGAGGCTATGGAAAGAATGGCTAAAACCCAAGTTTTGGAGGTGGAACATGGAAATGCGTGA
- a CDS encoding cell envelope biogenesis protein TolA — protein sequence MTQDLALISVDIDPEVIFSNGGLTDILRKIEQEAKREVPDTSTPKGRKAIASLAYKVAQSKTVIDSLGKKLVEDEKARISKIDAERKIARDFLDQLKVEIRQPLTDWEVEEEKRLVAERIMAEIDAVWELAISENILFDRERELRKKELEALARERELRKKELEALAREQAEREKTAQEQREKLIREEAEERAKAVAAQELERKIKEAEAIARKEAEAIAAEAQRQKDLVEARAKDAQHRKEVDEEILKALVDGGVKSPTAKKILDMILSGIVPHVKITY from the coding sequence ATGACACAAGATTTGGCACTTATAAGCGTTGACATTGACCCTGAAGTGATTTTTTCCAACGGGGGATTGACTGACATCTTGCGCAAGATCGAGCAAGAAGCAAAAAGGGAGGTGCCTGATACCTCAACCCCCAAGGGGCGTAAAGCAATCGCCTCGTTAGCGTACAAGGTCGCACAAAGTAAGACTGTGATTGATTCCCTTGGAAAAAAGCTGGTTGAAGATGAAAAGGCACGCATCTCAAAGATTGATGCGGAACGTAAAATCGCCAGAGATTTTCTGGATCAGTTGAAGGTTGAAATACGCCAGCCATTGACAGACTGGGAAGTGGAGGAAGAAAAGAGGCTCGTGGCCGAACGCATTATGGCGGAGATTGATGCGGTTTGGGAATTGGCGATCTCGGAAAATATTCTGTTTGATAGGGAACGTGAACTCAGGAAAAAGGAACTGGAGGCGTTAGCTAGGGAACGTGAACTCAGGAAAAAGGAACTGGAGGCGTTAGCTAGAGAACAGGCTGAGAGAGAAAAGACAGCTCAAGAGCAACGTGAGAAGCTGATACGTGAGGAAGCTGAGGAACGTGCTAAAGCCGTGGCAGCTCAAGAACTTGAGCGGAAAATTAAGGAAGCGGAGGCGATTGCCCGTAAAGAAGCGGAGGCGATTGCTGCTGAAGCACAGCGGCAGAAAGATTTGGTGGAAGCCAGAGCCAAAGACGCACAGCACCGTAAAGAGGTGGACGAAGAAATTTTGAAAGCCCTGGTGGACGGTGGTGTCAAAAGCCCCACCGCAAAAAAAATACTGGACATGATTTTGTCGGGAATAGTCCCGCATGTTAAAATCACATATTGA